The Solanum dulcamara chromosome 2, daSolDulc1.2, whole genome shotgun sequence region GTTGTGTTAACAATGAAGAAAACAACAAGCTAAAAcaaaaagaaggagaaatagagaagaagattAACCTGAGAATAAATGAATGTGAAGTACTCCTATACTTGTCTGAAATTGAAGAGTTCAAATCCAACATCTTAACGAGGTTCTTTGAATGACTTGATAGTATAAAGACACTGACGGTGTATAAAACTTAAATTAACGTTAAATACTCAATGACTGTAAACTTGACATCAAATAGAGAATTAATCAGTGCCAGTTCAAGCCATGTTTCATTTCATAGATGACAAGAATGAAAATTAAAACCCTGAGCAATATTGTCACAGTGACAAACAAGATAAGTCGAAACCGCCAAGTCTTATCTGAATCTGTCAATCGCCAAATAGGAAAAAAACACAAACATTTAACTACTGCTTCGACATTCAATTCAATCTATTCATCTTTAATAGCCACAGCATTGTTAGCCGAAATCATAGTCTAAGGAAACCTTTGCTTCGGTTGATGTCTGACAAAACTTAGTTAGTTCTGCAACTACACAAACTCTTACTTCTCGGTCTAACTTGGACTTATCCCTTAGCAGGAAAGAAATTCTACTAACCAGACAGAAATTAAGTTTCCACTCAATGCTTCAAGCTTGCCCAAGGGAATTTAACACACAACTTCGAAATAAACAACGAAAGTCTCAAATCATAAATCATTCAAGAATATGAAAACAGATAAATCAAAACATTCATCCAGGTTCACAATTATATGTTCCCAAACAGATAAAGTCTTCATAGTACCTTAAGGCAAAGGCAAAACACAGCCTTACTACTGTTTCAACATTCTTTTCTGTTTACACTTCCAAAACATTTTAGCCAAAGATCACGATCTGATTAAAGACTCGTGAAGATCAAGCAGGATTGTGATAATCTACCTTATACACAACTTCTGCTTTAGATGATGCCCGCTGAAATTTTGCTATCTCTGCAAGTACTTCTAGAGATTTTCTAGCATCCATTATATGGGGCTCGATTACCATTTTGACGAGTGCTGAAGACTTGGCCAATAAAACCTTGATAAGCTGCATTTCAACCTCCGCTCCTATTACATCATAAAACTTAACTGTCCTCAGGTGATTGAAAGTCATATCCGAGAAGCTTGCAGGTATCTCATCAAGAGCATCCCGGGGCACAGGttcgacatagtcctcatcatTAATAAAACACACCTAACAAAGATCAAGAAAAAACCATCAGCCtgaatttaaaattgaagatcTAATGAGCATGCAGAGTAATAAACATCAGTCACAACcttaatttcaatttcttctaAATTTGGGGAGCTTCTTATCAAGCAAAGAGCTAACGAAAGCTCAAAGAATTCTCCAAGAGTAAACCAAGATATGTCAAGACGTTTAAGACACTTAAGATCTGAGGGAAGCCTTGCTGGTATAACTTCAGCTGGTCCAACATCTGCCACCTAGGAAGAAAATGTCAAAAATCAGGATGACTCAAAGCCCAAAAGATAGTACATCTATTAAAAATGCATTATAATTAAGTTATGAAGGAACATTACCATAGATTGATCCCAGATGAGATTCTCGAGAGCAGGAATAGACTCAAAAATATCGGAAAGATCATCTGCTGCCTCTACAGGTAATTCTTTAGGCGTACATGAAACATTGGAAAGAAGAGGGACATTTTCTAGATATAAAAATTGTATATTGCCACGGAAGACAAATGACCTTAGCTTAGGAGCACTAATTTTCATGAGGTTCGTATTGTATAAGTCTTTTAGCACCAAATTCTCAAGCAATGGGCAATGGGAGATCAAACTTTCAAGCGATTCAGAAGATATCATGACGGATTTTAATTTTAGGCTAACTAATCCGTCAAATCCCTTAAAGAACCATGGAGGATCTATTAGACATTCCATGAGAAACAGATGCCTCAATGAACACATGAAGAATAAACAAGGCAATATGTATGGTTTACAACTAAATGGAAGTTTAAGGACAACATGTTGAATGCAATTCCGGAAGATGAAATAAATCAAGTTGTAAACATCAGGACATACATCTAGACGAAGAATGTCTAGGGTTAATTTGGAAACTGGTCCTATAGGTAACGCGTAGAGGTGATATAGAATGGGAGTAAATCCAACTGTAGGGGACATCAACTCCTCTGTTGTCTTCCAAACTGTTTGATCCAATTTCAAATGTGGAAGTCTGCGCCAAACATATCTCCAATACTTTGCTAATATACTAGTCCTAACAGCGTCTCGTAAAGGTAACCTCGTTAGAATGTTATCGATTAAATTATTGTCAAGGTTGCTTAGTACATCTGGAGGACGTAAACATTGTTTTTTTTCGTTTGGAGGCATAATATTAAATGATACGCAACAAGAATCTGcagaaaataaacaaaaacaCAATAGGTAAGGTCAGAGTACACACTACACGAACAATAAACAAATGCTCTTCAGATTATTAAATTAACATGCCACAACTctaagaataaaagaaaagatgCATTATACTAAAATCACTCATCAATCTCCTCTTAACACGACTTGCATTATTTACAACAAGAATTCCATCAATACCTCATGCATTGAGAATATAATTCAAAAGGGGCAAATATTCAAGAAGTGAAACAGAGGGTAGATACTGACCAATTTTTCATAGTATAGGGGTAAATATAACCTTTTTCCGTGTATAAAAAAGAAAGTGAGTTAGACAAAAATAAAAGCAACTTGGACAAAAAGAAACGAATTGACTTAGACAAATCTTTTTTGTCGATAACCTCAGACCAATCAGTCACTGTGATATTTTTTGTTTCTCTCTTCATCTTTGTATTCCTATCTAATGATCCCGTACGTAATCCTGGACatgaaagaataaaataaaaaaagtttttccttgcttgattttcaaattttcttaggATTTGGTCTATTCCACACATTTAACTAAGAATAAGAGCAAAAGATTTAAAAATGCGAAAGAAATTATTTGTAGATGGTATTTGCATTAATTTCTTTAGTTTACAACTCGATATAAAATTGTCTTGCTTAGTGTGAATTAAACACACATAAAGTATTTTCTGTAAAGACACCTACAagctttctttgatgaacttaGTATGTCTATTTTATCTATAATCTCCCTCTTGATTTGTGTGTGTATCAAAACTGTCTATACATTTGCTCCTATGAAAATTTTCCAGTTTCGGGCTCTCCAACTATGATAGACCATTGGCCTCCAAGTTGCAACTACCACTTGTTTATGAAACTGCTTCCACTTCTTCGTTTTAATTTTCAGCATTATTTTCTTCATCCCCAACCCCCAACTAAATAGGCAAGCTTCTCCAGTGCTCAACAACTCTCTTAACATCTATGAACCATGTGCATTAACTGAACTTATGTTTGGCTGTCTCTGGCCTCTATGCATGCTCACCAGTCTCTTCTTAGTTAGCAATTCATATTCTTCTATTGTAATCCTCCAAAATTTTTATCAGCAACCTTCTTAGTTCaatcttattactttttatctTTGTTTCTAACAGTCCAACTAAACCAACTTGTTCTTTACTGCAAAGGAGCTTCACCTCATTAGGGTAATTCATCCCTTTCACATTCCAACTTAACATGTTAACCATCCCCATGATGGATTATGGACTCACTACCAACATTTCCAACTTGTCCAAATGTGTTCAACCTCTTATTGAAgttttgtatttattgatgCCCCTACTGAGCGTCTACTGTCTTTACTCTTCCATGTTTTCTGTGGTGTCACCCATATTGTCTCCACATTCTGTTTTAGTGGTGTCACTTGCGTCTGGATACTCCGTGGATTGAATGCTTTATCCTAGATCTGCTCCCGTTGTATTCACTGCTCATTTGATGTCCCTTTATTGTTTTTTTGCCCTCCCTTTAGCATTTCCCCCTTTCTTTGCATCTACTCCAGTGAAAACTATCTTCTTCTTCCTACATATATTCACTCCATGTCCATACTTATGGCAATGATTTCACAAACTTGGTTTCCAGTCATACATGACTTTCTACTCAACTAAGTGACCTCTCTCAtttgcaagatagtcaaatactacaaaacgcgtagtcaaaaaggaagGTGCAATAtgcggattttacgcgtttctagtttcctataaatagagggcctcttgccctcatttagaccatcccacaaaatacaatccaaaagagtaagaacataaagagagttatacactaagataaatattgtagtattgagtgtcctctttagtgagttgttccttttacaagaaagaagtgttaattgttgttttttctccttgtatttgagagcagtgtactcccatattatcatagtaagatccttctaccccgtggtttttcccctttatctgtttgagggatttccacgtaaaattctcgtgtccaatttattttcattattttttatcatatcaaactttagttataGTGCTTCATCCttccaacagtggtatcagagccctcagTTATTTTGTCTGTTTTATGTGAAGatactatctgtgaatagtaaatttttgtgaatagtaaaatttggtGAAAAGAACTATTtacatgaatagtaaatttcggcgacggtacagtttgtcacgattatttgcaaaaatattcagaaataatctagaagggtgtgaagcaaataaatGTCGAGTATAACAAAGTTTGAcattgagaaattcaatgggattaatttcttatcgtggaaaataaaaataagagcgatattgagaaaagacaattgcttagctgcaattaaAGTCAGACCTACAGACATtactgatgacagcaagtggaacgacatagacagcaatgcagttgctgatctacacttggcactagctgatcaagtgttgtctagtgtggttGAAAAATAGACGACGAAGGaaatatgagatactcttaCGTGATTGTATggggccaagtctttgcataataaaattttcttaaaaaaagattgtatactctttgaATGACAGAGTctatgtcagttactgaacacatcaatactttgaatactctcttttcgcaacttacaataatgggttgcaaaatagaggggactgaacatgcggagcttctacttcaaagtctgcttgactcatatgatcaactcatcataaACCTGACAAACAATACAgatagtctagttttcgatgaaattctAGCTGCTGtcttagaagaaaaaaatcagcgcaaaaataaagaagacagaCAAACAAATTtacagcaagctgaagctttgatgatggtgagaggaagaacAACGGAatgtggccccagtgggagtcacaatcatggtagatcttaatcaagtgttacaactgtgacaagaaagggcacttcaagaaagattgtcggttcaagaaaaagagtgaacaccctgagtcatcaaatgctcaagggaatattGTAGGTACCTCAGATGATGGTGATATTTTAtatagtgaagcaatatcaaataatgaaggtagAAAACAtttcactgatgtctggatcatggacacaggagcaacatggcataTGACTTCCCGAAGAGAATgattccatcaatataatcctatctcagaaGGGTCTATATTCATAggagacgatcatgctttggatgttattggtattaagtccatcaaaataaagatgtatgatggcacggtacgcaccatccaggaggtatgACATGTAAAAAACGtgaggaagaatctattgtctttgggacaattagatgataatgaaTGTTCATATaggactcatggtggagtcatgaaaaacttgttgcaaatctatatgtgcttaaaggtgaaacacaccataAAGGAGAAATATC contains the following coding sequences:
- the LOC129879581 gene encoding F-box/FBD/LRR-repeat protein At1g13570-like, producing the protein MPPNEKKQCLRPPDVLSNLDNNLIDNILTRLPLRDAVRTSILAKYWRYVWRRLPHLKLDQTVWKTTEELMSPTVGFTPILYHLYALPIGPVSKLTLDILRLDVCPDVYNLIYFIFRNCIQHVVLKLPFSCKPYILPCLFFMCSLRHLFLMECLIDPPWFFKGFDGLVSLKLKSVMISSESLESLISHCPLLENLVLKDLYNTNLMKISAPKLRSFVFRGNIQFLYLENVPLLSNVSCTPKELPVEAADDLSDIFESIPALENLIWDQSMVADVGPAEVIPARLPSDLKCLKRLDISWFTLGEFFELSLALCLIRSSPNLEEIEIKVCFINDEDYVEPVPRDALDEIPASFSDMTFNHLRTVKFYDVIGAEVEMQLIKVLLAKSSALVKMVIEPHIMDARKSLEVLAEIAKFQRASSKAEVVYKVDYHNPA